In Macaca nemestrina isolate mMacNem1 chromosome 10, mMacNem.hap1, whole genome shotgun sequence, the genomic window CTGGGGGGCTCCAAGAGGATCTCCATTGGAGGGGGCAGCTGTGCCATCGGTGGCGGCTATGGCAGCAGAGCCGGAGGCAGCTATGGCTTTGGTGGCGCCGGGAGTGGATTTGGTTTCGGTGGTGGAGCCGGCATTGGCTTTGGTCTGGGTGGTGGAGCCGGCCTTGCTGGTGGCTTTGGGGGCCCTGGCTTCCCTGTGTGCCCCCCTGGAGGCATCCAAGAGGTCACCGTCAACCAGAGTCTCCTGACTCCCCTCAACCTGCAAATCGACCCCACCATCCAGCGAGTGCGGGCCGAGGAGCGTGAACAGATCAAGACCCTCAACAACAAGTTCGCCTCCTTCATCGACAAGGTGAGCCAGGGCCATGCCCTCCATGGGGCACTTCAGGGTCCCCAGACCAGAGGACCAACACATTCTTGCCAGGGAGAcctaggagggagggagaaggggactcAGTGCAAGTGGCTGCCCGTGCACAGCAGGTATCAGGGATGGGCATCACTCCCACATGGGATCTCCGGATTGGTTCTCACTCCTGCCTAGGGAGAGCCATAGCTTTTCATAACCCTGAAGCACAGATGATGCCATCAGAGAGTGGAGTAGGGTAACTCTTCCCTCTGAAGTATCTAAGAAAATGCCAGGAGTACACGGGCTAGTAAATTACACTCTGTGGTCTGAgtaagatgaaaaaaaattggaaacaaaaaaggatattttggctagattaagaaaaaagagacttCAGACACTTACACGTTATGTGGAAATGTTaattaatcctcaaaacaaagaATGACCATAACATCAGGATGTTTCAGAGGAGACACTTGCACAAATGGGTAATGAGACTGGAATCGAATCACTGGGCAACATTTAACACATCTTCTAACTGAGGTCCTATCAGTAATAAAAACTGTGTAAAATTTATcagatgaataatattttataactatGTTTGTGGTTGTGgctgggaaaggaaggaaaagacatGTTGAAACTCACTAATATGTTCAGTAACTTAGAGAGTGAGAACATCTCAAAGGTCCGTGGGACAATTTCTCTAGTGAGATTGGTGGGGTGCAAAGGAGAAGGGGTTGGGGGAGCAGAGCCCAGCCTGAGCCTCTCTACATGCACTGTAGTAGCCCAGCACCATGGGGACCTCCTGGACCTGCCAGTAAACCAGGTATCAGacactttttcttccttcctttgcctGGAAAATGACCGTCTTGCTTCCCCTCCAGGTGCGGTTCCTGGAGCAGCAGAACAAGGTTCTGGAAACCAAGTGGACCCTGCTGCAGGAGCAGGGAACCAAGACCGTGAGGCAGAACCTGGAGCCGTTGTTCGAGCAGTACATCAACAACCTCAGGAGGCAGCTGGACAGCATCGTTGGGGAACGGGGCCGCCTGGACTCGGAGCTCAGAGGCATGCAGGACCTGGTGGAGGACTTCAAGAACAAGTGAGTTAAATAGGAGAAATGGACTCAATTTCCTGCAGCACGCACTTCAAGACCATTGGGTGACCAGGGCCAGATGGGGGTGGCATTCCTAACAACCCATGTCCATGGAAACGGAAAGCACAAATTAGTCCCTAGGAGCAAACCTGCAAGAACCACAAATGGTTATGAGAGGATGGCGAGATTAAAGAAGTGACAAATTTAGGAGAAGCAAAAATCGTCCCTTAGGTGCTCTGTGGCAGGAAAGCTCAATTAGAATATAttccattttggaaaatgttgGATCCCAGGCTGCTTTTCTGTTTCATCCTACCCACTGGCTCTAATATATCCCATGCCTTCCTTCCTGCAGATATGAGGATGAAATCAACAAGCGCACGGCAGCAGAGAATGAATTTGTGACTCTGAAGAAGGTGAGCAGATGAAGTCAGGGGTTCAAATTCACTTAGAAGGACAGAAGTGGTTCTGTGTCGTCACTCACCTGGGAGAGGAGAATTGGTAGGGGGACTGGAAGATGGGTAGATTGGGAAGCTGTGCTCAGGTAACTCCAGATTGTTGGCTCTTTCCCCAGGACGTGGATGCTGCCTACATGAACAAGGTTGAACTGCAAGCCAAGGCAGACACTCTCACAGACGAGATCAACTTCCTGAGAGCCTTGTATGAAGCAGTAAGCATCTCCACCATCcttctgtttactctgatggggTCTGCAAAGGGGAGAAGATGTATAGGGCTGGGTATCTCTGTAAATGTCAGAAGTGAAGTTGATCTTATGACCTTCTGTTCTGCAGGAGCTGTCCCAGATGCAGACCCACATCTCAGACACATCCGTGGTGCTGTCCATGGACAACAACCGCAACCTGGACCTGGACAGCATCATCGCTGAGGTCAAGGCCCAATATGAGGAGATTGCTCAGAGGAGCCGGGCTGAGGCCGAGTCCTGGTACCAAACCAAGGTGAGCAGAGGGTGGGCAGCCGCTGAGGAATCCCTGTGTCCAGCCCTGAATGCCAGAGAACTGCAGACTTCATTGGGGACATCCCCTTACAGGAAGCCAGGGTCCTCTCACAGGACGTGCACCTGCACTATTAGAGTAGACATTTGCGAAACTTATCCCAAGTCAAGGAGGAAAATGAGCCCAATGCAGGAGGAAAACTACCATAGGCAAGGACCTAGTCATCTCTGCCTTTAGCTTCATCCTGATTGCTGACTTTTAGGAAATGGTACAGAAAATTTCTACTCCCTAAAGAAACTAGGCAGGCAATGGTGCCATAATGAGGATGGTCTGTGACTCTAGTGTTTAGTATCCACCCACCACATAACATCAGCTTTTCCTCAAGTTCCTTGGGGAGAAGCCATTAGGTTCACTTCATGACATGCATGATACACAAGTGAAAGTCATCGCTAGCCAGGTAAGAACCTGTAgacactgtctctctctccacctctggACTGCAGTACGAGGAGCTGCAGGTCACAGCGGGCAGACATGGGGACGACCTGCGCAACACCAAGCAGGAGATTGCCGAGATCAACCGCATGAtccagaggctgagatctgagatcGACCACGTCAAGAAGCAGGTAAGGTGAAGGGCAATGGAGGACCGAAGCATTTTCTTGTCATTTCCTCAGGCAGTCATCAGCCATTTTATTAGGGAAAATCCCCCTGGAACTAATGAAAACCAGGGAGAGGAGACTATCAGTTCCTACCCTTAGTGGGTACCCACTGGTTAGGAGACACGGATCCTACCTAGGGCATGACACAAATAGGTGAGAGAACCAGTCAGGGTGCTCAGAGCTGCAAAAACATGTTTTACATCaggagtgtccaatcttttggcttccctgggtcacagTGGAATAAGAAGAActatcttgggccacacataaaatacactaatacaaaCAATAGCtgataaactaaaacaaaacaaaacaaaaaacatacagtCTTGtctgttggctcatgcctgtaatcccagcactttgggaggctgaggctagtggatcatgaggtcaggagtgagagacaagcctgaccaacatggtgaaacactgcctctattcaaaatacaaaaaaaattagccaggcatggtggaacgtgcctgtagtcccagctactcaggaggctgaggtaggagaatcgcttgagccgcagaggcggaggttgcagtgagctggtatcacgccactacactccagccttggtgacagagcaaaactctgtctcaaaaagaaaaagaaaaagaaaaaaactctcatAATGTATTAAGAAAGTTTAAGTATTTGTGTTGGGCTGTA contains:
- the LOC105474398 gene encoding keratin, type II cytoskeletal 6A, with amino-acid sequence MASTSTTIRSHSSSRRGFSAGSARLPGVSRSGFSSVSVSRSRGSGGLGGACGGAGFGSRSLYGLGGSKRISIGGGSCAIGGGYGSRAGGSYGFGGAGSGFGFGGGAGIGFGLGGGAGLAGGFGGPGFPVCPPGGIQEVTVNQSLLTPLNLQIDPTIQRVRAEEREQIKTLNNKFASFIDKVRFLEQQNKVLETKWTLLQEQGTKTVRQNLEPLFEQYINNLRRQLDSIVGERGRLDSELRGMQDLVEDFKNKYEDEINKRTAAENEFVTLKKDVDAAYMNKVELQAKADTLTDEINFLRALYEAELSQMQTHISDTSVVLSMDNNRNLDLDSIIAEVKAQYEEIAQRSRAEAESWYQTKYEELQVTAGRHGDDLRNTKQEIAEINRMIQRLRSEIDHVKKQCASLQAAIADAEQRGEMALKDAKNKLEGLEDALQKAKQDLARLLKEYQELMNVKLALDVEIATYRKLLEGEECRLNGEGVGQVNISVVQSTVSSGYGGASGVGSGLGLGGGSSYSYGSGLGVGGGFSSSSGRAIGGGLSSVGGGSSTIKYTTTSSSSRKSYKH